From a region of the Microbacterium sp. nov. GSS16 genome:
- a CDS encoding alpha-mannosidase → MHDDSSLTVGRVNRVLAERVRPAVHSARVPLEIAAHHLPGEPIASAEGLALDFQPFTAGSMWGPAWGTTWFRLRGEVSAEWSGKRVEALIDLGFDINMPGFQCEALVYRPDGTPVKSINPRNQWVPVEAVAGHPVELFLEAAANPVLLDYHPFLPTQEGDIRTSSPEPLYRVRHMDLAVFEPEVFDLSLDLEVLIELQAELPETSPRRMRILQALDNALDVLDLQRIVETAGDARAQLAEVLASPADASAHRIAAIGHAHIDSAWLWPVRETIRKVARTTSSMTALIDEQPDFLYGMSSAQQYAWIKQHRPEVFERVRAAVADGRFLPLGGMWVESDTVMPAGESLVRQFSHGQRFFEREFGIRSKGVWLPDSFGYSPALPQLMRRAGFEWFFTQKISWNQRNVFPHHSFLWEGIDGSRVFTHFPPMDTYNSQLSGIEMAKASRQFKENRVATMSIAPVGWGDGGGGTTREMTGKAARLADLEGSAKVEWKHPDAFFDDAKAELTDPAVWVGELYLELHRGTLTSQHATKALHRRAEQALIEAELWAATAAVRLGAEYDFEQFDRLWQLVLLHEFHDILPGTSIAWVHREAVEVLSQVLADAEELSAAARQALAGDGDRTLVFTPTSVGGGRALGATHTPVVEQAKRVETQLTERADGSFALSNDLVVVIISPEGLITSAIDKATGREVIAAGKPANLFQLHQDFPNMWDAWDIDRYYKNRVDDLTAVSSLSASVVDGAAVVKVTREFSQSTIAQTIILPAGSRTVHLRNDIDWNETEKLLKLAFPLDIFARETLAETQFGFQRRVTHVNTSWEAAKFETSMHRFVLAQEDDGFGVALVNDSIYGYDTSREVEGDDVTTTVRLSLLRAPRFPDPDTDHGHHQIEVGLVIGADAEIATAKGIELNAPATLVRGANEVEPLVAVTGRGIVISAVKLADDRSGDVIVRVYESLGRRTTGALSVAFEYSGIREVSLIEDELDGARTSGELALKPFEVRTLRIARA, encoded by the coding sequence ATGCACGATGACAGTTCCCTCACCGTAGGACGCGTCAACCGGGTGCTTGCCGAGCGCGTCCGCCCGGCCGTCCATTCGGCCCGGGTGCCGCTCGAGATCGCCGCGCACCATCTGCCCGGCGAGCCGATCGCGTCCGCCGAGGGACTCGCCCTCGACTTCCAGCCGTTCACCGCGGGCAGCATGTGGGGGCCGGCCTGGGGCACAACCTGGTTCCGTCTGCGCGGGGAGGTTTCCGCCGAATGGAGCGGCAAGAGGGTCGAAGCGCTCATCGATCTCGGCTTCGACATCAACATGCCGGGGTTCCAGTGCGAGGCTCTCGTCTACCGCCCCGACGGCACACCGGTGAAGAGCATCAACCCCCGCAACCAGTGGGTCCCGGTCGAGGCCGTCGCCGGGCATCCGGTCGAGCTCTTCCTCGAAGCCGCCGCCAACCCCGTGCTGCTCGACTACCACCCCTTCCTGCCCACCCAGGAGGGAGACATCCGCACCTCCTCGCCCGAGCCGCTGTACCGGGTGCGCCACATGGACCTCGCGGTGTTCGAGCCCGAGGTGTTCGACCTCTCGCTCGACCTCGAGGTGCTGATCGAGCTGCAGGCCGAGCTGCCCGAGACGAGCCCACGGCGCATGCGCATTCTGCAGGCCCTCGACAACGCGCTCGACGTGCTCGACCTGCAGCGCATCGTCGAGACCGCGGGTGACGCCCGCGCGCAGCTGGCCGAGGTGCTCGCCTCCCCCGCCGACGCGAGTGCGCACCGCATCGCCGCGATCGGTCATGCGCACATCGACTCGGCGTGGCTGTGGCCGGTGCGCGAGACCATCCGCAAGGTGGCCCGCACCACGTCGTCGATGACCGCGCTCATCGACGAGCAGCCCGACTTCCTCTACGGCATGTCGAGCGCGCAGCAGTACGCGTGGATCAAGCAGCACCGTCCCGAGGTCTTCGAGCGCGTGCGCGCCGCGGTCGCCGACGGCCGCTTCCTGCCGCTCGGCGGGATGTGGGTCGAATCCGACACGGTGATGCCCGCCGGCGAGTCACTCGTGCGCCAGTTCTCGCACGGTCAGCGATTCTTCGAGCGCGAGTTCGGCATCCGATCGAAGGGCGTCTGGCTGCCCGATAGCTTCGGCTACTCCCCGGCGCTGCCGCAGCTGATGCGCCGTGCGGGCTTCGAATGGTTCTTCACGCAGAAGATCTCGTGGAATCAGCGCAACGTCTTCCCGCACCACAGCTTCCTGTGGGAGGGCATCGACGGGTCGCGCGTCTTCACGCACTTCCCGCCGATGGACACCTACAACTCCCAGCTCTCGGGCATAGAGATGGCGAAGGCCTCCCGCCAGTTCAAGGAGAATCGGGTCGCGACCATGTCGATCGCCCCGGTCGGCTGGGGCGACGGCGGCGGCGGCACGACCCGCGAGATGACCGGCAAGGCCGCACGCCTGGCCGATCTCGAGGGCTCGGCGAAGGTGGAATGGAAGCATCCGGATGCCTTCTTCGACGACGCCAAGGCCGAGCTGACCGACCCGGCCGTTTGGGTCGGCGAGCTGTACCTCGAGCTGCACCGCGGCACGCTCACCAGCCAGCACGCCACCAAGGCGCTGCACCGCCGGGCCGAGCAGGCGCTCATCGAGGCCGAGCTGTGGGCGGCGACCGCCGCCGTGCGGCTGGGCGCCGAGTACGACTTCGAGCAGTTCGACCGGCTGTGGCAGCTCGTGCTGCTGCACGAGTTCCACGACATCCTGCCCGGCACGTCGATCGCGTGGGTGCACCGCGAAGCAGTCGAGGTGCTCTCGCAGGTGCTGGCGGATGCCGAGGAGCTGTCGGCTGCGGCCCGCCAGGCGCTCGCGGGCGACGGTGATCGCACGCTCGTGTTCACCCCGACCTCGGTCGGCGGTGGGCGCGCCCTCGGCGCGACGCACACCCCGGTCGTCGAGCAGGCGAAGCGCGTCGAAACGCAGCTGACCGAGCGCGCCGATGGCTCATTCGCACTGTCGAACGACCTCGTCGTCGTCATCATCTCGCCCGAGGGTCTGATCACCTCGGCCATCGACAAGGCCACCGGGCGCGAGGTGATCGCCGCCGGCAAGCCCGCGAACCTGTTCCAGCTGCACCAGGACTTCCCGAACATGTGGGACGCCTGGGACATCGACCGGTACTACAAGAACCGCGTCGACGACCTGACGGCCGTCTCGTCGCTCTCGGCATCGGTCGTCGATGGCGCCGCGGTCGTGAAGGTCACCCGCGAGTTCTCGCAGTCGACCATCGCGCAGACGATCATCCTGCCCGCCGGGTCGCGCACGGTGCACCTGCGCAACGACATCGATTGGAACGAGACCGAGAAGCTCCTCAAGCTCGCCTTCCCGCTCGACATCTTCGCCCGCGAGACGCTCGCCGAGACCCAGTTCGGATTCCAGCGCCGAGTCACGCACGTGAACACGAGCTGGGAGGCGGCGAAGTTCGAGACGTCGATGCACCGCTTCGTGCTCGCCCAGGAGGACGACGGATTCGGCGTCGCCCTGGTGAACGACTCGATCTACGGCTACGACACGTCCCGAGAGGTCGAGGGCGACGACGTCACGACGACCGTTCGGCTGTCGCTGCTGCGCGCCCCGCGCTTCCCCGATCCCGACACCGACCACGGTCACCACCAGATCGAGGTGGGCTTGGTGATCGGAGCGGATGCCGAGATCGCCACCGCCAAGGGCATCGAACTCAACGCTCCGGCGACCCTCGTGCGCGGCGCGAACGAGGTCGAGCCGCTGGTCGCGGTGACCGGCAGAGGCATCGTCATCTCGGCGGTGAAGCTCGCCGACGACCGCTCGGGCGATGTGATCGTGCGGGTCTACGAGTCACTCGGCCGCCGTACGACCGGTGCCCTGTCCGTGGCATTCGAGTATTCGGGCATCCGCGAGGTCTCTCTGATCGAAGATGAGCTCGACGGCGCCCGCACCAGCGGCGAGCTGGCGCTCAAGCCGTTCGAGGTGCGCACGCTGCGGATCGCCCGGGCCTGA